A stretch of the Malus sylvestris chromosome 10, drMalSylv7.2, whole genome shotgun sequence genome encodes the following:
- the LOC126587288 gene encoding lysine histidine transporter-like 8, protein MSETGGDEITPAPITPGPPMPPTEDPPASKSRVQPLLIPASTTTTGGGDQITLKTPKTLTPKSRTPRFMTPIGSPVRRAFHLTRLDPQDAWLPITESRNGNAYYAAFHTLCSGIGIQSLVLPVAFPYLGWTWGVICMTLAFIWQLYTLYLLVQLHESPETGIRYCRYIQLCNATFGEKLSKFLALFPILYLSGGTCVALIVLGGATSKSFFQIVCGATCTARPLTPAEWYLVFTCAAVILSQLPNLNSIAGVSLVGAITAIGYCTIIWVVSVDKGRLPHVSYDPLKSNKNLIHFFDILNALGMIAFAFRGHNLILEIQATMPSNEKHPSRVPMWRGVQISYTLIAMCLFPLAIGGYWAYGQMIPHQGGMFAALYGFHMRDTSRLVLGLASLFVVINALCSFQIYGMPMFDEMESQYTRRFKKAAPWWLRAIMRAMYAYGCYFLAVAVPFLGSIAGLLGGISLPVTLAYPCFMWLKIKKPKKYSLSWWVNWVLGTVGILLSILLIAAGVYVIIDTGITVSFFKPQ, encoded by the exons ATGTCTGAAACAGGAGGTGATGAGATAACCCCAGCCCCAATAACACCGGGGCCGCCTATGCCACCTACAGAAGATCCTCCAGCGTCTAAGTCTCGGGTACAACCACTGCTGATCCCTGCTTCAACCACCACCACCGGTGGTGGTGACCAGATAACACTAAAAACCCCGAAAACTTTAACCCCAAAGTCTCGTACTCCACGGTTCATGACACCAATAGGGAGCCCCGTTAGGAGGGCTTTCCACCTCACAAGGCTTGACCCTCAAGATGCTTGGCTTCCAATCACTGAATCTAGGAACGGTAACGCTTACTATGCTGCCTTCCACACTCTTTGTTCTGGTATTGGAATTCAATCTCTTGTGCTTCCTGTGGCCTTTCCTTATCTTGGGTG GACATGGGGTGTTATATGTATGACTTTGGCATTCATATGGCAACTTTACACTTTATACTTGCTGGTCCAACTTCATGAATCTCCTGAAACTGGCATCCGTTATTGCAGATACATTCAACTTTGCAATGCAACTTTTG GTGAGAAGTTATCGAAGTTCTTGGCCTTATTCCCGATTTTGTACCTATCGGGCGGCACGTGCGTGGCTCTGATTGTCCTCGGAGGAGCAACATCAAAGTCGTTCTTCCAAATTGTGTGTGGAGCTACATGCACTGCAAGGCCATTGACACCAGCAGAGTGGTACTTGGTGTTTACATGCGCCGCAGTGATTCTGTCGCAGCTACCAAACTTGAACTCCATTGCCGGAGTGTCTCTTGTTGGTGCCATCACAGCTATTGGCTACTGCACAATCATATGGGTTGTGTCTGTGGATAAGGGTAGACTTCCTCATGTGTCTTATGATCCCTTGAAATCCAACAAAAACCTCATTCACTTTTTTGATATTCTCAATGCACTTGGAATGATTGCCTTTGCCTTCAGAGGCCACAACCTTATACTTGAGATTCAG GCCACAATGCCATCCAATGAAAAACATCCATCACGCGTGCCAATGTGGAGGGGTGTCCAAATTTCATACACTCTCATAGCAATGTGCCTTTTCCCCCTTGCAATTGGAGGCTATTGGGCATATGGTCAGATG ATACCACATCAAGGAGGCATGTTTGCGGCCTTGTACGGCTTCCATATGCGTGACACATCCCGATTGGTTCTCGGACTAGCAAGTTTGTTTGTTGTAATCAATGCTTTGTGCTCCTTCCAGATCTATGGCATGCCGATGTTTGACGAGATGGAGTCACAATACACTAGGAGGTTTAAGAAGGCAGCTCCATGGTGGCTTAGGGCTATCATGAGAGCTATGTATGCTTATGGATGCTACTTCTTAGCCGTGGCCGTACCTTTCTTGGGAAGCATAGCTGGTTTGCTAGGAGGGATATCATTGCCGGTGACATTAGCATATCCATGTTTCATGTGGCTAAAGATCAAGAAACCCAAGAAGTACAGTCTAAGTTGGTGGGTAAATTGGGTATTAGGGACTGTGGGAATTCTTTTAAGTATCCTGTTGATTGCTGCTGGTGTTTATGTTATAATTGACACTGGTATTACAGTGAGCTTTTTCAAGCCTCAGTGA